The following are encoded in a window of Gemmatimonadales bacterium genomic DNA:
- a CDS encoding MqnA/MqnD/SBP family protein, with the protein MPTIRVAHSPDSDDAFMFYALAGGKVATGDRRYAHELADIETLNRRAVAGELDVTAVSFHAYAYLADRYALLAHGASVGDRYGPRLVARAPRPEDPRAALAGRLVGVPGELTTAYLALRLYQAGARTRVLPFDAIEDAVLAGDVEVGLLIHEGQLTYADRGLSLWEDLGEWWARETGLPLPLGGNVVRRDLGADLVRAVAADLKASIVWGLAHRDEALRHAQGYARGMDTRRTDEFVGMYVNDYTVDLGPTGRHAVQRLLDEGHRAGVLPTAVRAEFVGA; encoded by the coding sequence GTGCCGACCATCCGGGTCGCGCACAGCCCGGACTCGGACGACGCCTTCATGTTCTACGCCCTCGCCGGCGGGAAGGTGGCGACGGGCGACCGGCGCTACGCCCACGAGCTGGCCGACATCGAAACCCTGAACCGACGCGCCGTGGCGGGCGAGCTCGACGTCACGGCGGTGTCGTTCCACGCCTACGCCTACCTGGCCGACCGTTACGCCCTGCTCGCGCACGGCGCCTCCGTCGGGGACCGTTACGGACCTCGCCTGGTCGCGCGAGCGCCTCGCCCGGAGGACCCGCGCGCGGCGCTGGCCGGACGCCTGGTCGGGGTGCCGGGCGAGCTCACCACGGCCTACCTCGCGCTGCGCCTCTATCAGGCCGGCGCCCGCACCCGCGTGCTGCCGTTCGACGCCATCGAGGATGCGGTGCTCGCCGGCGACGTCGAGGTCGGGCTGTTGATCCACGAGGGCCAGCTCACGTACGCGGACCGGGGGCTCAGCCTCTGGGAGGACCTCGGGGAGTGGTGGGCTCGCGAGACCGGCCTGCCGCTTCCGCTCGGCGGCAACGTGGTGCGCCGGGACCTCGGCGCCGATCTGGTGCGCGCCGTCGCCGCGGACCTCAAGGCGTCCATCGTCTGGGGACTGGCGCACCGCGACGAGGCGCTGCGGCACGCGCAAGGTTACGCGCGGGGGATGGACACGCGACGCACCGACGAGTTCGTGGGCATGTACGTGAACGACTACACCGTGGACCTCGGGCCCACGGGGCGTCACGCCGTGCAGCGCCTGCTGGACGAGGGCCATCGCGCCGGCGTCCTGCCCACCGCCGTTCGGGCGGAGTTCGTGGGCGCGTGA
- a CDS encoding response regulator, with amino-acid sequence MSAPAAAARPVPRVLIVEDDPAQAKLVELLVANAGLAVAGVAATAEAAVRLAGEVDVVLMDFRLAGDRTGLDALRDIRAAGLLASVIVMTGHGSERVAAEALHLGASDYIIKDESFTTLLPEVVARVVRVREIERQLAAAQQDLIRAERRAAIGEIVVALSHEINNPLMALTANLDLLRLDERALPPAGRDALKVAREQLTRITDILKRVGELDRERATTYVAGTRMTDLKA; translated from the coding sequence GTGAGCGCGCCCGCCGCAGCCGCGCGTCCCGTCCCGCGGGTCCTCATCGTCGAGGACGATCCGGCGCAGGCCAAGCTGGTCGAGCTGCTCGTGGCCAACGCCGGCCTCGCCGTCGCGGGGGTCGCCGCCACGGCGGAGGCCGCCGTCCGCCTGGCCGGCGAGGTGGACGTCGTCCTGATGGACTTCCGGCTGGCCGGCGACCGCACCGGGCTCGACGCCCTCCGCGACATCCGCGCCGCCGGCCTCCTCGCCTCCGTGATCGTGATGACCGGCCACGGCAGCGAGCGCGTCGCGGCCGAGGCGCTGCACCTCGGCGCGAGCGACTACATCATCAAGGACGAGAGCTTCACCACGCTGCTGCCCGAGGTCGTCGCCCGCGTGGTGCGCGTGCGGGAGATCGAGCGCCAGCTCGCCGCCGCGCAGCAGGACCTGATCCGGGCCGAGCGCCGCGCGGCGATCGGCGAGATCGTCGTCGCGCTCTCGCACGAGATCAACAACCCGTTGATGGCGCTCACGGCCAATCTCGACCTGCTCCGGCTCGACGAGCGCGCGCTGCCTCCCGCCGGCCGCGACGCCTTGAAGGTGGCGCGCGAGCAGTTGACGCGGATCACGGACATCCTCAAGCGCGTGGGCGAGCTCGACCGCGAACGGGCGACGACCTACGTGGCCGGCACCCGCATGACGGACCTGAAGGCGTAA